A segment of the Aureimonas sp. SA4125 genome:
GCCGTCGGGCGTCTCCTCCGGCGACAGCATTTTGTCGATGCCGGCTTCGACGCCGCAGGCGATGACGGAGGTGGCAAAACCCGTCATCGAGCGCGCCGCCTCCAGCACCCAGCGCTCGTTCACGGCGGTGACGACGATCCCCGTACCGCTCATCGGAAAGGCTTCGGCGAAAGTGTCGTCGATGACGACGCCGTTGCGGGTCAGCGCTGCCATGGAACCACCTTGAAGGGATCTGCGAGACCGAGGGCATGCTCCGGCACCTGGAACCAGCGCATCGGAATCCCATAAGTGTCGTCGAAATAGCGCTCGAGCCGGCGCGTCATGGCCGGATCCGCCTTGGTGTCGAGCGTCAGCGTCCGCCCCATGCGGCGCGACACGACCGCGCCGTCCTGGACCACGAGATGCCCGTCCTTGTAGAGAAGGGCCGCCTTGCCGAAGAGCGCGGAACGGTCGCCGCCGGCGCGGTAGACCGCGACATCGGCGATCTTGCCCGGCGAAAGATCGCCGCGATCGGCGAGCCCGAGGAGCTTGGCAGGCGCGGCCCGCGTCATGATCGCGATCTCGGCCAGCGTGTATTCGCGCTCGATCTCGGCCAGCCGCGTCATCGCCACCGCCGCCTTCGGCAGGGCCTCGATCCACTGCCTGCGAAGATTGCGGTCCATCAGCAGGGCGAAGAGATCGGGATAGGCCGTGAACGGCGCGCCGTTCGGATGATCGGTGGTGAAGAACACGCGCCAGGGATCGTCGATCAGCAGGAAGAGTTCCAGCCCGATCGCCCATTGCAGGGCATTGTAGTAATTGGCCTGGCGGTAGTCGATCGGCACGACGCCACCGCCATTGGCCTCGGCGTCCTGGATCACGCTCTTCTTCGGGCTGGCGCCCGCCCGCCCGCCGAACTGGCGCAGCGCGTCGGAGGAGACGGTCACCGTCTGGCCGAACATCACCTGGCCGATGTCGACGGTGATCTCCGGCGAGGCGTTGACGATCTCGGCAAGCCTTGCCGCCTCCGAGGAGAAGGCGCGGCTGCCCTCCTTGCCGTAGCCGTAGAACTGGATATGGGCGAGATGCAGCGGAACGCCGTCCGCCGCCTGCATGGTCATCTCCGCCGACTCGACGCTGGAGCCGGGGAGACCCAGATTGTTGCAGTGGACGTGCAGCGGATGGGCGATGCCGAGCCGGGACACCGCACCCTGCAAGGCCTTGACGATCTGGCGCGACGTGACGCCGTAATCGGGCACCGTGTCGTCGAAGGAGAAGGCCCGCACATTCGCCTTGAAGGCCGCCGAGCCGCCGGCATTGATCGTCTTCACGCCGAGCGAGCGGGCAGAGGAGACGGTCCAGGCGACATAGTCCTCGATCGCCTGCTCGCTCTCGCCGGCCCGCAGCATCGACAGGAGAAAATCGTCATTGCCGAGGACGACCAGCGTCGCCTTGTCGATGATCGGGATGTCGGCAAGCTCCAGATGAGCGTGCAGTGCCGCCGTCGGCGCCATGGCGGGCTCGACCACGGTGGTAAAGCCCATCGCGGCATAGAGAATGCCCGTCTCCTCGGTGGTCCAGCCGACCTTGCCGAGCGGCGTCTGGCCGGGACGGGCCTGGAACGCCTTGTGATATTCCGGCAGGAGCAGCCGCGCCGTGTTCACATGGCCGCCGGCAATGTGGGAGTGGATGTCGATCGCCCCGGCCATCACCACCATACCGCTGCAGTCGACCACCTCGTCCGCCGGCCGGCCGTTGGCGGGCGCCGCGACGATCAGCCCGTCCTCGATATAGACGTCGCCGATGCCGTCGCGGCCGTTGACCGGATCGACGACATGGCCTCCCTTGAGAACCCTCAGCATCATGCCGCCCTTTCCGCTGGAGCGCCGAGCGCCGCGGTGATCGCCAGGAGGATCGCGGCCGCCGAGCCGCCGGGGCCGTCCGCGGCCGGCCCGTCCACGGGCACGAAAGTCGCGGCCATGTCGTCATAGAGCGCGCCGGCATGATCGCGGCCGGCAAGCCCGACCTCGAAGGCGACGGCCGGCGTCCCTGCAAAGGCCGCATTGGCCCCCGCGATGGCGATCACCGGCAGGGTGCCGGCATCGACCGGGGCGCTGCCGCCGGCGAGCGCGTCGACATGGAGGACGAGGTCGCATTCACCCGATGCAATCAACCGGCGCCCGTCATAGGCGAAGGGATCGTGCACAGCGACGCCGCCTGCGAAACGGCTGCGCAGGGGAAACCCGCTGACGGCCGTGGCGATCTGCGCCGCGCCGAAAGCCTGACCGGCGCCGCCGAGCGCCAGCGACGAGGCGCGCGTCGTGAGGTTCAGGTCGGCGACGAGGCCCGACAGCATCTCGGCGCCGAGCGCGTCGAGCGAGGCGGCGGACCAGACGACGCAGGCAAAGCGCGCCTCGGCGAGGAATGCGGGGACGCTCGCTGCGGCGGCCGTGTCGATCGGCCCCGTCGCAAAACGCCGTCCGCCCAGCGCGGCGCGAATCATCGCGACCCCTTGCGCAAGGTCCGGTCCGGCACAGGCGATCGTCTCGGCGTCGATGCCGACGGTCGGCAGGACGGCGCCTGCCGGGCCGCCGAGCCAGACGACCTTGCGGCCGCGTGATTCGCCCGGCTCGCCGGACGTCCCATTCCCGCCGAGTACGAAGGTGAGGAAGTCCGGCGACTGCGCGGCCACCTCGGCCCCGACCACGAGAAAGCGGTCGGCGCGACGGCGCATCTCGGCCGGCGCCGCGACGAACATGCCGGCGCTGCGCAGAACATCGAGGTTGCGATAGAGAATATCCGACCCCGCATGGTCGATCACGCCGCCCGCCTGCCGTGCGAGGGCCAGCGCTGCCTTGACGCCGGCGACGTCGACGGCGAGCCCGGTGACGAGCGGCAACCGGCTCGCGGCGATAAGCCGTGCGGCCTCCGCGACGGCCTCGTGCTCAGGGACTTCGGTCCCGCTGATCCATGCTTTGCCCAAAAGACTTCGCTTCCTGGCGCCCGGCCATCAGTTACAGGAAACCCGGTCGAGGCGCCAAGCCCTGGTCGGTGATTAATCGCGCCGATCGTGCTTGATATAGGCGAAGCGCGGGTCGTCCGGCGGCCCCGTCAGGGCGCCGCCCTCGGTCCCGGGCTGCCAACCGACGACTTCCTCGATCTTTGCCGCCAGCTCGAAATCCTTGTCGGTGATTCCCTTGGCGGCATGGTTCATCAGGCGTATCTCGACCCAGGCGTAGGAAGCGGTCAAGTCGGGATGGTGGAACGCTGCTTCCGCCAGATGCCCGACCGTGTTGATGACCATCAGCGTCGATTTCCAGCCGGACGTCTTATACGTTCGCCGGATGCATCCGTCCTCCAGCCGCCAGGCCGGCAGTATCTCGCGCAGCCTTTCTTCGACTTCCGCCGGTGGATAGGTCCTTTCGTTCCTGTCAGCCATCTCGACCCTTCTCCCTTGTCGGTTCCGGACAAACCGGAATAATAGGGCCTGGGCATCAGAGGACAGGGCATTATCGTGAAATCAGACGTCGTCAACGTCTCGGCGCCCGCGCGCCTCCACCTCGGCTTCCTCGACATGAACGGCAGCCTTGGCCGCATGTTCGGCGGCATCGGCATGGCAATCTCGGCGCCGGTGACCCGGCTGACCCTGTCGCGTGCCAGCACCACGACGGTGGATGGCCCCGACAGGACGCGCGCCCGCTGGCATCTCGAGGCCATTCGTTCGCATCTGTCGATCAGCTACGAGCATCACCATCTCGTCATCCACGAGGTGATCCCGTCGCATTCGGGCCTCGGGTCGGGAACGCAGATCGCGCTCGCGGTCGCTGCGGCGGTGCGTGCGCTGGAAGGCCTGCCCCTCGATCCCGAGGGGGACGCGCAGTTCCTCGGCCGCGGCAACCGCTCGGGTGTCGGCGCCGGGTTCTTTCTCAAGGGCGGCGTCCTCGTCGACGGCGGAAAGGGACACTCTGCCTCCCCACCGCCGGTCATCGCCCGGTTGCCCTTTCCCGAGGACTGGCGCGTCATCATGGTTCTCGATCCTGCGCTGAAGGGTCTTACCGGCAACGCCGAGGTCGACGCCTTCTCAACCCTGCCGCCCTTTCCCGAGCGTGACGCCGCCGACATCTGCCGCCTTGTCCTGATGCAGGTTCTACCGGCCCTGGCCGAGACCGACATCGCCGCCTTCGGCGCGGCGATCAGCGACATCCAGCGCCGCGTCGGCCAGCATTTCGGCCCGGCGCAGGGCGGACCCTTCGCCAGTCGCCAGGTCGGCGACGCCATCGCCATGCTCGGCACGCTCGGCGCCCATGGTCTCGGGCAGAGTTCCTGGGGCCCGACCGGCTTTGCCTTTGCGCCCGGCGCCGAGGAGGCGGCCGTCCTCGTCCGGCAGCTGAAGGAATCGGGCAATACCGAAGGCCTCGACATCCGGATCGTCGAAGGCCGCAACGACGGGGCGACGATCGAGATCCCTGCTCCCTAGACCCGCCCAAACGGCCTACGTCCCTGTTCGCGGCGGCGGAATCGACCGGCCAGCCATGCCTGGAGAATATGATGACGGCAAAGAATATCCTGCACATGCTGACGCCGCACCGGCATGTCAGCCCCTTCGACGTGAACATGGCCGCCGATGCCGGCTTCGACGTCATCGTGCCTTATGAGAACGTGACGCTCGACGAGGTCGGGGACCTCGTGCAGGACGCGATGTTCTCGCGCCCGCCGCATGACGGCGCGTCGACCGCCATCTTCTTCGGTGGCGACGATGCGGTGCTCGCGCTCGACATGATCGACGCGGCCAAGAAGGCCCGGGTTTCGCCCTTCGGCACGCATGCCTTCGCCGACCCGCAGGGCTCCTTCACGACGGCCGCCGCCATGGTCGCCTGCACCGAGAAGGTGCTGAAGGAAAAGAAGAACCAGGACCTCAAGGGCACGCGCATCGCCGTCTTCGGCGCGACCGGCGTCGTCGGCTACTGCGCCGCCGTCATTGCCGCGCTGGAAGGCGCCAAGGTGACGCTCGTCGGCCATAGCGGCCTCGAGCGTGTGAAGGCGAGGGCAGACGAGATGAAGCAGCGCTTCGGCGTCGACGTCGCCGCGGTCAACGGCGCAAGCGATGCGGAAAAGGCTGACGTGCTGGCCGAGACCGAGGTCGTCTTCGCCGCCGCCAAGGCCGGCGTGCGTGTCCTCACCACGGCGCTTCTCGCCGGCGCACCGAAGCTTCTCGCTGCGGCCGACGTGAATGCCGTGCCACCATCCGGCATCGAGGGTATCGACGTCTTCGACCTGGGCAAGGAGATCGCCGGCACCGAGACGCACGGGATCGGGGCGCTCGGCATCGGGGCGCTCGCCATCGGCAACGTGAAGTATCAGACCGAATCCGGCCTGTTCAAACGCATGATCGCCTCCGACGAGGTCCTGGTCCTCGACTTCCGCGATGCCTTCACCCTCGCCCGCACACTCGTACCCGACCTGTGATCGAGCCTGTCCCAACGAAGGGCGATCTCCTGATCGCGACCTTCTCCGCCCGCTCGCTTGCCGCCAGCGCGCGCGCGGCGGGCTATCGGCCGCTGGTCGCCGATCTGTTCGCCGACAACGACCTGCGTGATCTCGTCGCCGACTTCCGCACGGTCGACGGCGACTTCGTTTCCGGCTTCGACGGGGCGGCCCTCCTCTCGGCGCTGGAATCCCTGGCGGCGGGCCGCGACCTCGTCGGCATCGTCTGCGGCCCCGGCTTCGAGGATCGACCGGAACTCCTCGACGCGATCGCCGAGCGCTGGCGCCTCCTCGGCAATACCGGCGAGACCGTGCGCCGCCTCAAGGATCCGATGGGTTTCGCCGGGCTCTGCCGGGAACTCGGCATCCGCCATCCCGAGACGCGGATGGAACGCCCGGCATCGGACGAGGATGGCTGGCTCAGCAAGCGCGCGGGCGCGGCCGGAGGGCTTCACATCGGGCCGCTCGCCGAGCGCGCGCCCTCTCCCGACCGCTACTACCAGCGCGTCGTTGGCGGCGACCGTCGATCCGTGCTGTTCCTTGCCAGTGGCGGCAAGGCGGAAATTCTCGGCCTGTCGGAACAATGGCCGAGCCCGAGCCCGACCGAGCCCTACCGCTATGGCGGCGCCTGCGGTCCCGTGACGGTGGCCGACGGCCATGCCGAGGGCATGCGCCGGGCGGTCGAGGCGATCGCTGCGGCCATCCCCGCTCTCGTCGGCCTCGGCAGCGCCGATTTCCTCTTGGCCGACGGCGAAGATCCGGTGCTCCTCGAGATCAATCCGCGCTCGGGCGCCTCGATGGACGTCTTCGAACGTCCTGGCCATCCGCTCTTGCGCCTCCATATCGACGCCTGCGAGGGCCGACTGCCCGGCCCCGCCGGCGCCCTGCCGAAAGAGCCCGTCCGGGCCGCGGGTTTTGCCTATCTCGGCGTCGAAACCGTTACGGTCGGCGCCGTCGATTGGCCTGACTTCGTTTCCGACCGGCCGATGCCGGGAACCGTCATCCGCTTCGGCGAGCCGCTGTGTACGCTGAAGGCGGACGGACCCGACGCCGACACGGCCATCGCCCTGTTTGCCGCGCGGCTTTCCGCCATGAAAAGCATGATCGAAGGATCGTTCGCATGACCGTGTCCCCTGCCCGCCGCGCCGCGATCTCCGTCAACCGCGGCGCCGAGCCGCTCGTCGCGACGCTCATTGCCCGCGCGGACGCGCTGGGCGTGACGGTATCCACCGGCGCCGCCGGCGAAACGCTGGTCGATTGCGGTGCCGCCGTCGCCGGCAGCCTCGAAGCCGGCCGTCTCCTGACCGAGATCTGTCTCGGCGGCCTCGGAAGCGTCGCCATCGGCACGGATGCGAGCCTGCCGGCCTATCCCTTCACGCTGACCGTGCAAACATCGAACCCCGTCATTGCCTGCCTCGGCAGCCAGTATGCCGGCTGGATGCTGACCGCGGGCGAAGGCGACAGCGCCTATTTCTCCATGGGCTCGGGCCCCGCCCGGGCGCTTGCCGGCAAGGAGGAGCTCTACGGCGACATCGCCTATGCCGATGACAGTGCCAGCGGCTTTCTGGTGCTGGAGACGGCCAGCCCGCCGCCGGAAGAGCTCGTCCGCCGGATCGCGGCGGACTGCAAGGTCGCGGCCGACCGGCTGACCATCCTCTACGCGCCGACGCAGAGCCTTGCCGGCACCGTGCAGATCATCGGTCGCGTCGTCGAGGTGGCGATGCACAAGGCGCACGTCCTCCATTTCGACCTCACCCGCATCGTCTCCGGTCTGGGCTCCGCACCGCTTGCCCCGCCGCATCCCGACTTCGTCACCGCTATGGGACGCACCAACGATGCCGTCATCTACGGCGGCCGTGTGCTCCTGCACGTCACCGGCCCGGCGGCCGATGCCAAGGCGCTTGCCGAGGCGCTGCCGAGCCGCAGTTCGAAGGATTTCGGCCGACCCTTCGCCGACATCTTCCGCCAGTACGAAGGCGATTTCTACAAGATCGACGGCAGCCTGTTCAGCCCGGCCGAGGTCGCGGTGGTGGCGCTGGAGACCGGCGAGACGTTTCGCGCCGGCGGCGTCGACGCGGCCCTCGTCGCCGCCTCGTTCGGGTGAGGAGAATGGGCGACGCTCTTTCGCTGCCCTCCGCGCACTCGCAGCCTCTTGGCGACAGGACAGGGACGCCGCCGCGCATCGCGCTGGTGACCGCCGATCTCGATCGCCATGCCCGCGATCTCCTGAAGGCCTTCAAGGCGGCCGGCGCACGGGTCAAGGCGATCGAACTTGCCGACATCGCCTATGACAGCGAGGCCCGCCACGGCCTCGTCCTGCCGCATTTCGGCGAGGACCTGCCCGACGCCGTCTGCGTCCGGACCATGGACGGCGGCAGCTTCGAGCAGGTGACGCGCCGGCTCGGCATCCTCCACGCCTTGTCGGAACTCGGCGTCCTCGTCTCCAACGATGCCCGCGCCATCGAGCGCTGCGTCGACAAGTCGATGACGAGCTTTCTCCTCGCCCGCGCCGGCCTGCCGAGCCCGCGCAGCTGGACGGTGGAATCACGCGATGCGGCGGCGGCCATCATCGCGTCGGAGCCCGGCCCGCTGGTGCTGAAGCCGCTCTTCGGCGCGCAGGGCAAGGGGTTGAAGCTCGTCCGCGGCGCGGACGACCTGCCGGCAGACGAGGCGATTGCCGGCGTCTACTATCTCCAGCGTTTCGCGGGGCGGCGGGAGGGCGGCCTCTTCACCGACTACCGCATCCTTGTCTCCAACGGGCGGATCGCCGCGACGATGATGCGCCAGGCGGGTCAATGGATCACGAACATCAAGCAGGGAGCCGTTCCCCTGCCGATGCCGGCCGATCCCGAGCTGGAAAGCCTGGCGCTCGCCGCGACGCGAGCCGTCGGCGGCGACTTCTGCGGTGTCGACCTGCTGCGCGATGCCGAGGGCGCGGCCCAGGTGATCGAGGTCAATTCGATGCCGGCCTGGACGGGCCTTGAGAAGGCGAGCGGCGTCGACGTGCCCGCGCTCCGGGCGCGCGATCTCCTCGACCAGCTCGGCCCGGCCCGCCAGCCGCGCGCCCGCAGCGCGCTGGCTCGGGCGGTGTGACGGCGTGGCCCTGCCGGCGCCGCTGATCGCCGCGACCTATCGCGATGCCTGCCGCGCCGAGCTGACCGCATTGAAGCCCGGCAACGTCCATCGCTTTGCCGGCGGCCACGGCATGGACGTCGGCGTCTTCGAGCGAAGCGCCGACGTCTCGGCCCCCGAAATCGCCGCGCCCGGCAGACCGGTCGGCGCCCGGGTTCGGCGGTCGGTCGACGCGACCTTCGCTGCCGTCGGCATGAACACCAATCTCGGCATCCTTCTCCTCTGCGCCCCGCTCGCCGCGGCGGCGGAAGGCCTGCCCCGTCGCCCTGCCCCTCCATCCGTGGAAGACCAGCTGCACGAGGCGGTGGCGGACAAGCTCGCCGCCCTTGGCCCGGACGACGCCCGCGACGTCTTCGCGGCCATCGCCCGTGCCTCGCCCGGCGGCCTCGGCGACGGCGGCGCGCACGATGTCCGCGCCGCGCCGACCATCGGCCTCGTCGAAGCGATGCGAATCGCTGCCCCGCGGGACCTCGTGGCGCGCCAGTATGCCGAGAGTTTTGCCGCCGTCTTCTCCATTGGCGTGCCCGCATTGCGGATGGCGCACGCCGAAAACGACGACGGGATGATGCCCGCGGTCGATTGTTTCCTGACCTTCGCCGCCGCCTTTCCGGACAGCCACGTCGCCCGGAAGTTTGGCGATGCGGCTGCCGTGGCACTGCAGCATCGAATGGCCGACGCCCGCAAGCGGTTGAAGGTGATAGGCAATCGCGGGTCCCGCCTGGCGTTTCTGGCTGCCTTCGACGCCGAGCTGAAGCGCGAGGGCCTCAATCCCGGCACCTCGGCCGACCTCACCGTCGCCAGCATTTTCGCCGACGGCCTCTGCAGACAGCTTGAAGATTGGGGGTCCGGATGATTGACTGTGCCGCGCGAGGGTCCATGTCCCTCCAGCAGCTATCTGGCCAACCGGTCTCGCAAGGGGCGTCGTGAACAGGGATAGCCGTGCGGCGGATCGAGAGGGATCCTGCTGCCGGGAGGATCTTTGGTCGTTGGTTCCGCGCTTGGCGCCTTCGGCCGAGGCTTTTCCCTAAAAACGGAACGACAGAACCGGTCCCTCGGGCACCGGAAGTGCATGTATGTGAACCATCTCAGGAGGAATGAGACATGGCGAAAATCAACAAGGTGATGGTCGGCGAATCGCTCGTCGGCGAAGGCAACGAAGTCGCCCATATCGACCTGATCATCGGACCCCGCGGCAGCGCGGCCGAAACCGCTTTCTGCAACTCGCTGACCAACAACAAGGACGGCTTCACGTCGCTCCTCGCCGTGGTCGCGCCGAACCTGCCCTGCAAGCCCAACACCCTGATGTTCAACAAGGTGACGATCAAGGGCGCCAAGCAGGCGGTGCAGATGTTCGGACCGGCGCAGACCGCCGTGGCGCGCGCCGTCGCCGACTCGGTCGAGGACGGCACCATCCCCGCCGACGAGGCGGACGACCTGTTCATCTGCGTCGGCGTCTTCATCCACTGGGAAGCCGAGGACGACGCGAAGATCCGCGAATACAACTACAAGGCCACCAAGGAATCGATCGAGCGCGCCATCAAGGGCACGCCGACGGCTGCCGAAGTCGTCGCCAAGAAGGGCACCGCGGCCCATCCTTTTGCCGGTGCTTAGACAAGAGACCATCCCGGGGAAGACGACAAG
Coding sequences within it:
- a CDS encoding formylmethanofuran dehydrogenase subunit A yields the protein MLRVLKGGHVVDPVNGRDGIGDVYIEDGLIVAAPANGRPADEVVDCSGMVVMAGAIDIHSHIAGGHVNTARLLLPEYHKAFQARPGQTPLGKVGWTTEETGILYAAMGFTTVVEPAMAPTAALHAHLELADIPIIDKATLVVLGNDDFLLSMLRAGESEQAIEDYVAWTVSSARSLGVKTINAGGSAAFKANVRAFSFDDTVPDYGVTSRQIVKALQGAVSRLGIAHPLHVHCNNLGLPGSSVESAEMTMQAADGVPLHLAHIQFYGYGKEGSRAFSSEAARLAEIVNASPEITVDIGQVMFGQTVTVSSDALRQFGGRAGASPKKSVIQDAEANGGGVVPIDYRQANYYNALQWAIGLELFLLIDDPWRVFFTTDHPNGAPFTAYPDLFALLMDRNLRRQWIEALPKAAVAMTRLAEIEREYTLAEIAIMTRAAPAKLLGLADRGDLSPGKIADVAVYRAGGDRSALFGKAALLYKDGHLVVQDGAVVSRRMGRTLTLDTKADPAMTRRLERYFDDTYGIPMRWFQVPEHALGLADPFKVVPWQR
- a CDS encoding 4a-hydroxytetrahydrobiopterin dehydratase, with translation MADRNERTYPPAEVEERLREILPAWRLEDGCIRRTYKTSGWKSTLMVINTVGHLAEAAFHHPDLTASYAWVEIRLMNHAAKGITDKDFELAAKIEEVVGWQPGTEGGALTGPPDDPRFAYIKHDRRD
- a CDS encoding beta-ribofuranosylaminobenzene 5'-phosphate synthase family protein, with translation MKSDVVNVSAPARLHLGFLDMNGSLGRMFGGIGMAISAPVTRLTLSRASTTTVDGPDRTRARWHLEAIRSHLSISYEHHHLVIHEVIPSHSGLGSGTQIALAVAAAVRALEGLPLDPEGDAQFLGRGNRSGVGAGFFLKGGVLVDGGKGHSASPPPVIARLPFPEDWRVIMVLDPALKGLTGNAEVDAFSTLPPFPERDAADICRLVLMQVLPALAETDIAAFGAAISDIQRRVGQHFGPAQGGPFASRQVGDAIAMLGTLGAHGLGQSSWGPTGFAFAPGAEEAAVLVRQLKESGNTEGLDIRIVEGRNDGATIEIPAP
- a CDS encoding NAD(P)-dependent methylenetetrahydromethanopterin dehydrogenase, with amino-acid sequence MTAKNILHMLTPHRHVSPFDVNMAADAGFDVIVPYENVTLDEVGDLVQDAMFSRPPHDGASTAIFFGGDDAVLALDMIDAAKKARVSPFGTHAFADPQGSFTTAAAMVACTEKVLKEKKNQDLKGTRIAVFGATGVVGYCAAVIAALEGAKVTLVGHSGLERVKARADEMKQRFGVDVAAVNGASDAEKADVLAETEVVFAAAKAGVRVLTTALLAGAPKLLAAADVNAVPPSGIEGIDVFDLGKEIAGTETHGIGALGIGALAIGNVKYQTESGLFKRMIASDEVLVLDFRDAFTLARTLVPDL
- a CDS encoding ATP-grasp domain-containing protein, whose translation is MIEPVPTKGDLLIATFSARSLAASARAAGYRPLVADLFADNDLRDLVADFRTVDGDFVSGFDGAALLSALESLAAGRDLVGIVCGPGFEDRPELLDAIAERWRLLGNTGETVRRLKDPMGFAGLCRELGIRHPETRMERPASDEDGWLSKRAGAAGGLHIGPLAERAPSPDRYYQRVVGGDRRSVLFLASGGKAEILGLSEQWPSPSPTEPYRYGGACGPVTVADGHAEGMRRAVEAIAAAIPALVGLGSADFLLADGEDPVLLEINPRSGASMDVFERPGHPLLRLHIDACEGRLPGPAGALPKEPVRAAGFAYLGVETVTVGAVDWPDFVSDRPMPGTVIRFGEPLCTLKADGPDADTAIALFAARLSAMKSMIEGSFA
- the mch gene encoding methenyltetrahydromethanopterin cyclohydrolase → MTVSPARRAAISVNRGAEPLVATLIARADALGVTVSTGAAGETLVDCGAAVAGSLEAGRLLTEICLGGLGSVAIGTDASLPAYPFTLTVQTSNPVIACLGSQYAGWMLTAGEGDSAYFSMGSGPARALAGKEELYGDIAYADDSASGFLVLETASPPPEELVRRIAADCKVAADRLTILYAPTQSLAGTVQIIGRVVEVAMHKAHVLHFDLTRIVSGLGSAPLAPPHPDFVTAMGRTNDAVIYGGRVLLHVTGPAADAKALAEALPSRSSKDFGRPFADIFRQYEGDFYKIDGSLFSPAEVAVVALETGETFRAGGVDAALVAASFG
- a CDS encoding RimK family alpha-L-glutamate ligase codes for the protein MGDALSLPSAHSQPLGDRTGTPPRIALVTADLDRHARDLLKAFKAAGARVKAIELADIAYDSEARHGLVLPHFGEDLPDAVCVRTMDGGSFEQVTRRLGILHALSELGVLVSNDARAIERCVDKSMTSFLLARAGLPSPRSWTVESRDAAAAIIASEPGPLVLKPLFGAQGKGLKLVRGADDLPADEAIAGVYYLQRFAGRREGGLFTDYRILVSNGRIAATMMRQAGQWITNIKQGAVPLPMPADPELESLALAATRAVGGDFCGVDLLRDAEGAAQVIEVNSMPAWTGLEKASGVDVPALRARDLLDQLGPARQPRARSALARAV
- a CDS encoding triphosphoribosyl-dephospho-CoA synthase; this translates as MALPAPLIAATYRDACRAELTALKPGNVHRFAGGHGMDVGVFERSADVSAPEIAAPGRPVGARVRRSVDATFAAVGMNTNLGILLLCAPLAAAAEGLPRRPAPPSVEDQLHEAVADKLAALGPDDARDVFAAIARASPGGLGDGGAHDVRAAPTIGLVEAMRIAAPRDLVARQYAESFAAVFSIGVPALRMAHAENDDGMMPAVDCFLTFAAAFPDSHVARKFGDAAAVALQHRMADARKRLKVIGNRGSRLAFLAAFDAELKREGLNPGTSADLTVASIFADGLCRQLEDWGSG
- the fae gene encoding formaldehyde-activating enzyme; the protein is MAKINKVMVGESLVGEGNEVAHIDLIIGPRGSAAETAFCNSLTNNKDGFTSLLAVVAPNLPCKPNTLMFNKVTIKGAKQAVQMFGPAQTAVARAVADSVEDGTIPADEADDLFICVGVFIHWEAEDDAKIREYNYKATKESIERAIKGTPTAAEVVAKKGTAAHPFAGA